A portion of the Nomia melanderi isolate GNS246 chromosome 2, iyNomMela1, whole genome shotgun sequence genome contains these proteins:
- the LOC116432983 gene encoding protein MEMO1, giving the protein MALIRRATHAGSWYAGSGSELNKQLEGWLGAADLSHGPARAIIAPHAGYNYCGACAGFAYRQISPVVVRRIFILGPSHHVRLTGCALSSASIYQTPLYDLHIDQQVCRELEETRHFEWMDLNTDEEEHSIEMQLPFIAKVMEGFKDSFTIIPILVGSLSPEREALYGRLLAPYMADPQTLFVISSDFCHWGQRFRYTYYNRSCGPIHRSIQNLDKMGMDIIENLNPTVFTDYLKKYGNTICGRHPISVLLQAIHSLKGNTNGQRMNLKFLKYTQSNQCNNMNDSSVSYASASLVLE; this is encoded by the exons CAGGCTCTG GTTCCGAGTTAAATAAGCAATTAGAAGGTTGGTTGGGTGCAGCAGACTTATCACATGGACCTGCTAGGGCAATTATTGCCCC ACATGCAGGTTACAACTATTGTGGAGCATGTGCTGGTTTTGCATATCGCCAGATTAGTCCTGTTGTTGT TCGTAGGATATTTATTCTGGGTCCATCACATCATGTGAGATTAACAGGCTGTGCTCTTTCTTCTGCTTCGATTTATCAAACACCATTGTATGATCTACATATTGATCAACAAG TATGCAGAGAACTTGAGGAAACTAGACATTTTGAATGGATGGATTTAAATACGGATGAGGAGGAACACAGCATTGAAATGCAATTACCGTTCATAGCAAAAGTCATGGAAGG GTTTAAAGATTCTTTCACTATAATTCCTATACTCGTCGGATCATTAAGTCCAGAAAGAGAGGCACTTTATGGAAGATTATTAGCGCCATACATGGCTGACCCACAAAcgttatttgttatttcttcGGATTTCTGTCACTGGGGACAGCGTTTCCGTTATACATACTACAATAGATCATGTGGTCCTATTCATAGATCTATTCAAAATCTCGATAAAATG GGTATggatattatagaaaatttaaatccTACAGTATTTACCGATTACCTTAAAAAATACGGTAACACTATATGTGGTCGTCATCCTATCAGCGTTTTATTGcag GCGATTCACAGTTTAAAAGGGAATACCAATGGCCAAAGAATGAACCTGAAGTTTTTAAAGTATACTCAAAGCAATCAATGCAATAACATGAATGACAGTTCTGTTAGTTATGCCAGTGCTTCCTTAGTTCTCGAGTGA
- the obe gene encoding activating signal cointegrator 1 complex subunit obelus isoform X2, whose amino-acid sequence MLLRYGRESGNNTEVSENILFGTKIDYKPAKALWPNTETLRDMSLENTNQTTNNFTMKYRNDTVKLYKTEFDEKTYKQGLKLCYRKSSVNMSFEDFAKIISSKLRNVENMENELLDFLGYEEIEFIQYIIEHQKSIIALTQSLGLHLVPKVQKQCDPERPLISGQVTVQSEKEKHLWKQVRKEEKKLNKISNKREGNDLESQDLYFKKQKALIESSIPIFKKDTVSSKNMRENYPFVFNSDSSSKHMSGCVSGQKIMLPQNVIKKDTELSEEIHIPIPELQSINLNYTPVLTSALDDIGQMAFRGIESLNRIQSIVFNAAYNTNENLLICAPTGAGKTNVAMLTVVHQLKQHIEQGQIMKNLFKIIYVTPMKALAAEMTANFGKRLECLGISVRELTGDMQLTKSEIQQTQMIVTTPEKWDVLTRKGTGDVSLTSIVKLLIIDEVHLLHGDRGPVVEALVARTLRQVESSQSMIRIVGLSATLPNYLDVARFLRVSPDVGLFYFDHRFRPVPLSQTFIGVKATAPLQQMNDMDRACYDKVVDMVRKGHQVMVFVHARNATVRVANALKELAMRNDTLQLFIPGNHAKFMNKAFSKSSNKHLIELFNNGLSVHHAGLLRSERNLIEKYFSEGLIKVLVCTSTLAWGVNLPAHAVIIRGTEIYDSKRGSFIDLDILDVLQIFGRAGRPQFDVEGHATIITAHNKLYHYLSLLTNQIPIESNFIKYLADNLNAEIALGTISNVEEAIKWLSYTYLFVRMKLNHHVYGIPHQVIADDPNLERKRKELIDIAAKSLDKAKMIRYNVSTGDLNTTDLGRIASHFYLKYDTVEIFNELIKPIMTEAEILAMISKSQEFEQLKVRDDEIDELQEMSENYCEVVAQGGAENIYGKVNILLQTYLSRGRINSFSLISDQAYITQNAVRICRALFKIMLRQNNALMSGRLLEMAKMLELQQWSYMNPLCQFSCLPLDIIDKLEQHNLTIDKLNDMNVKEIGDMIRNPKMAVLVKKCCEELPTLEMEATLQPITRRVLRIRLKIYPQFRWNDRVHGKTSEPFWIWIEDPDNNFLYHHEYFILTKKMVCSNLEQELVMIIPLHEPLPSQYIVKATSDRWLNCESMLPLTFHELILPDIYPPHTDLLELQPLPVKALKEPAFERLYKFTHFNPIQTQIFHCLYHTDNNVLLGAPTGSGKTIVAEIAMFRIFKQYPTQKVVYIAPLKALVRERIKDWKIRFEEQLGKKVVELTGDVSPDIKVIASANIIVTTPEKWDGISRSWQTRTYVKNVALIIIDEIHLLGEDRGPVLEVIVSRTNFISSHTLKKLRIVGLSTALANAVDLANWLGIREMGLYNFRPSVRPVPLEIHINGFPGKHYCPRMATMNKPTFQAIRQHSPSSPALVFVSSRRQTRLTALNLIAYLAAEDNAKQWLHMPDEEMNSILDHVRDSNLKLTLAFGIGLHHAGLQDKDRRIVEELFVNNRIQVLITTATLAWGVNFPAHLVVIKGTEYYDGKVKRYVDMPITDVLQMMGRAGRPQFDDSGVAVVLVHDLKKNFYKNFLHEPFPVESSLLAVLPDHINAEIVAGTIKNKQEFLDYLTWTYFFRRLMKNPVYYDLNALEPHMINEYLSSMVDNTLKVLMDSHCIDFDENGQIIFPLSMGKIASFYYLSHHTMLMFEQSLKDALTMDECLHILSNSYEYNELPVRHNEELLNEELCKMCRYTVDNYSYDSPNTKAFILLQAHFSRLTLPCADYLTDLKLVLDQAIRIIQAMIDTVAEHGWLVSTLVIIQLLQMIIQARWIDESAILTLPHINSEHLQLFSSLPKILPVLCNTVYDKYNLLLQALGEEFQENEIYEIHQVIREMPILCVNLSLEGYWPDGAKQKPVALRTANLIYIDVHKDQDYILNIRMRRKNKSNNLRAHCPMYQKGKDEGWFLVLGSIQDKELWALKRVSGINDQWKYHQLQFTAPSKLGHATLTFYLMSDSYIGLDQQYDVHINVVH is encoded by the exons TGAGAAATgtggaaaatatggaaaacgaGTTACTTGACTTTCTAGGTTATGAAGAAATAGAGTTCATACAGTATATTATAGAACATCAAAAAAGTATTATAGCTCTAACTCAAAGCCTTGGTCTTCATCTTGTTCCTAAGGTACAAAAGCAATGTGATCCAGAGAGACCACTAATTAGTGGTCAAGTAACTGTGCAGTCTGAAAAAGAGAAGCATTTATGGAAGCAAgtacgaaaagaagaaaagaaattaaataagatATCAAATAAACGGGAAGGAAATGACTTGGAATCGCAGGATCTATATTTTAAGAAACAAAAGGCCTTAATTGAATCGTCTATACCTATATTCAAGAAGGACACTGTTTCTAGCAAGAATATGCGAGAAAACTATCCATTTGTATTTAACTCTGATTCGAGTAGCAAACATATGAGTGGTTGTGTGTCAGGTCAAAAGATAATGCTCCCGCAAAACGTGATAAAAAAAGATACCGAATTAAGTGAAGAAATTCACATACCTATTCCAGAATTACAGTCAATTAATCTTAATTACACACCTGTTCTGACATCTGCGTTAGATGATATTGGGCAGATGGCTTTCAGAGGCATTGAAAGTTTAAATCGGATACAGAGCATAGTGTTTAATGCAGCATATAATACcaatgagaatttattaatttgtgcACCAACAGGAGCTGGAAAAACTAATGTTGCTATGTTGACTGTTGTACATCAGCTGAAACAACATATTGAACAAggtcaaataatgaaaaatctgtTCAAGATCATTTATGTGACACCTATGAAAGCTTTGGCAGCAGAAATGACTGCAAATTTTGGCAAAAGACTTGAATGCCTCGGTATATCGGTTCGAGAACTGACCGGAGATATGCAGCTAACGAAATCAGAGATTCAACAAACACAGATGATTGTCACTACTCCAGAAAAATGGGATGTTTTGACAAGAAAGGGTACCGGAGATGTTTCTCTCACGAGTATAGTGAAATTGTTAATTATCGATGAGGTACATTTATTACACGGTGACAGAGGACCAGTAGTTGAAGCGTTAGTTGCTCGGACATTGCGACAAGTGGAGTCTTCTCAAAGTATGATCAGAATTGTTGGACTCTCGGCAACTTTACCAAATTATTTGGACGTAGCAAGATTTTTACGGGTCAGCCCAGACGTTGGACTCTTTTATTTCGATCATCGATTCCGTCCAGTGCCATTAAGTCAGACATTTATCGGTGTGAAAGCAACCGCACCTTTACAACAGATGAATGACATGGATCGTGCGTGTTACGATAAAGTTGTAGACATGGTACGTAAAGGACATCAAGTTATGGTCTTTGTACATGCACGTAATGCTACAGTCAGGGTGGCAAATGCTCTGAAAGAGTTGGCTATGCGAAATGATACGTTACAGTTGTTCATACCCGGGAATCATGCGAAATTTATGAACAAAGCTTTCAGCAAATCATCTAACAAgcatttaatagaattatttaataacggaTTATCGGTACACCATGCTGGTCTACTACGTTCAGAGCGAAAtctgattgaaaaatatttctctgaaGGATTAATCAAGGTGTTAGTGTGCACATCAACGTTAGCTTGGGGTGTAAATTTACCTGCGCATGCAGTTATTATAAGGGGAACGGAAATATATGATTCAAAACGTGGTTCCTTTATTGATTTAGATATATTAGACGTCTTGCAAATTTTCGGACGCGCCGGCCGACCTCAATTCGACGTTGAAGGACACGCTACCATCATTACTGctcataataaattatatcattatCTATCATTATTAACGAATCAAATACCTATCGAAagcaatttcattaaatatctaGCGGATAATTTGAACGCTGAAATTGCGCTAGGTACAATATCTAATGTGGAAGAGGCTATAAAATGGCTGAGTTACacttatttatttgttagaaTGAAATTGAACCATCACGTTTATGGAATTCCTCATCAAGTTATCGCCGACGATCCAAATTTGGAGCGCAAGAGGAAGGAATTGATCGATATAGCAGCGAAATCATTGGATAAAGCTAAAATGATTCGGTACAACGTAAGTACCGGAGATCTTAACACAACAGATCTAGGACGTATCGCGAGTCACTTTTACCTGAAATATGATacagttgaaattttcaatgaattgatCAAACCGATTATGACCGAAGCAGAAATACTCGCAATGATATCAAAGTCACAGGAATTCGAGCAACTGAAAGTGCGAGATGATGAAATCGACGAATTACAGGAAATGTCTGAGAACTATTGTGAAGTCGTAGCACAAGGCGGCGCGGAAAATATTTATGGTAAAGTGAATATTCTATTACAAACATATTTATCGCGCGGTCGGATCAACTCGTTCTCATTGATATCAGATCAAGCGTACATCACGCAAAACGCAGTGCGTATATGTAGAGCGTTGTTCAAAATTATGCTACGACAAAATAATGCATTAATGTCTGGCCGCTTACTGGAAATGGCGAAAATGCTGGAACTGCAACAGTGGAGTTATATGAACCCTTTATGTCAATTTTCTTGTTTACCTTTGGACATTATCGATAAACTAGAACAACATAACTTGACCATTGATAAATTGAACGATATGAATGTTAAAGAGATTGGAGATATGATACGTAATCCAAAAATGGCAGTGCTAGTGAAGAAATGTTGCGAAGAACTACCTACGCTGGAAATGGAGGCCACTTTACAGCCTATTACCCGCAGAGTTTTAAGAATACGACTGAAAATATATCCTCAGTTTCGATGGAACGACAGGGTACATGGGAAAACCTCGGAACCGTTTTGGATATGGATCGAAGATCCggacaataattttctttaccATCATGAGTACTTTATCTTGACGAAAAAGATGGTATGCAGTAACCTTGAACAGGAACTTGTAATGATTATCCCATTGCATGAACCATTGCCCTCGCAGTACATAGTGAAAGCGACGAGCGATCGCTGGTTAAATTGCGAGAGTATGCTACCCCTTACGTTCCATGAATTAATATTACCAGACATATATCCTCCGCATACAGATTTACTGGAATTGCAGCCCTTACCGGTGAAAGCATTAAAAGAACCGGCGTTCGAAAGACTTTATAAATTCACTCACTTCAATCCGATACAAACacagatttttcattgtttgtatCACACTGACAACAACGTCTTACTGGGTGCTCCGACTGGATCTGGAAAAACAATTGTTGCTGAAATAGCTATGTTCCGAATATTCAAACAATATCCTACACAAAAGGTTGTATACATTGCACCCCTGAAGGCTTTAGTCAGAGAACGAATAAAGGATtggaaaattcgattcgaagAACAACTTGGAAAGAAAGTAGTGGAATTAACTGGGGACGTGTCACCGGACATTAAAGTGATAGCTAGTGCAAATATCATTGTGACTACTCCAGAAAAATGGGACGGTATCAGCAGAAGTTGGCAAACAAGAACTTACGTCAAGAATGTTGCTCTTATAATTATAGATGAGATCCATCTTTTAGGGGAAGATCGTGGTCCTGTATTGGAGGTTATCGTTTCAAGGACTAACTTTATTTCTTCCCACACTTTGAAGAAACTAAGAATCGTTGGATTGTCCACAGCATTGGCCAACGCTGTGGATTTAGCTAATTGGCTGGGCATTCGAGAAATGGGCTTATATAATTTCCGTCCCTCTGTACGACCAGTACCATTGGAAATCCATATAAACGGATTCCCTGGGAAACATTACTGTCCACGTATGGCAACAATGAATAAACCAACATTCCAAGCGATCAGACAACATTCACCGTCCAGTCCAGCTCTTGTATTCGTTTCGTCGCGTAGGCAAACGCGATTAACTGCATTAAATTTGATTGCTTACCTCGCAGCAGAGGATAATGCGAAACAGTGGCTGCATATGCCTGACGAAGAGATGAACAGTATATTGGATCATGTACGAGACTCGAATTTGAAGCTTACCCTTGCTTTTGGGATTGGACTTCATCATGCCGGTCTTCAAGATAAGGATAGAAGAATCGTAGAAGAATTGTTTGTTAATAATAGGATACAg gtGTTAATTACGACAGCCACCTTAGCTTGGGGTGTAAATTTTCCTGCTCACTTGGTGGTGATAAAGGGAACAGAATATTACGATGGTAAAGTGAAACGTTACGTGGACATGCCAATTACGGATGTGCTTCAGATGATGGGTCGAGCGGGTCGACCTCAATTCGATGATTCCGGAGTGGCAGTTGTCTTGGTACACGATTTGAAGAAgaacttttataaaaacttcCTGCACGAGCCGTTCCCGGTTGAATCGAGCTTACTGGCAGTGTTACCGGATCATATAAACGCGGAGATCGTGGCTggcacaattaaaaataaacaagaatttTTGGATTACTTAACGTGGACCTATTTCTTCAGAAGACTAATGAAAAATCCGGTGTATTATGATTTGAACGCTTTGGAACCTCATATGATCAACGAGTACTTATCCTCTATGGTTGATAATACACTGAAAGTGTTGATGGATTCGCATTGCATTGACTTCGATGAG AATGGACAAATTATATTCCCACTTTCGATGGGTAAAATAGCATCATTTTATTACTTATCGCATCACACTATGCTGATGTTTGAACAATCATTAAAGGATGCTCTGACAATGGATGAGtgtttacatattttatctAATTCTTATGAATACAATGAATTGCCTGTAAGACACAACGAAGAATTATTGAATGA AGAACTATGCAAAATGTGCCGATATACAGTGGATAACTACTCGTATGATTCTCCAAATACTAAAGCATTCATATTACTTCAAGCGCATTTCTCAAGACTTACGCTACCATGTGCAGATTATCTCACAGATTTAAAATTAGTTCTTGATCAAGCGATTCGAATTATTCAG GCTATGATAGATACTGTTGCAGAACATGGATGGCTGGTATCCACGCTCGTGATAATACAGTTACTACAAATGATTATTCAAGCTCGATGGATAGATGAATCTGCGATACTTACATTGCCTCATATAAATTCCGAACATTTACAGTTATTCTCATCTTTGCCGAAAATTCTTCCTGTGTTATGCAACACTgtatatgataaatataatttgcttCTACAAGCGCTCGGCGAAGAATtccaagaaaatgaaatatacgaG ATACATCAAGTGATAAGAGAAATGCCGATACTTTGTGTCAACTTGAGTTTGGAGGGTTACTGGCCTGATGGCGCTAAACAGAAACCTGTAGCACTGAGAACAGCAAATCTTATTTATATTGATGTACACAAAGATCAGGATTATATACTGAACATTCGAATGAGACgaaaaaataaatctaataatttaagaGCGCATTGTCCTATGTACCAAAAAGGAAAGGACGAAGGCTGGTTTTTGGTGTTAGGTAGTATTCAAGACAAAGAGTTATGGGCACTGAAACGAGTCAGTGGAATAAACGATCAATGGAAATATCATCAGTTACAATTTACAGCGCCATCAAAATTAG GTCATGCAACGTTGACATTCTATTTGATGTCTGACTCTTATATAGGACTGGATCAACAATACGATGTACATATAAATGTAGTACATTAA